One window of Alkaliphilus metalliredigens QYMF genomic DNA carries:
- a CDS encoding NAD(+)/NADH kinase — protein sequence MALNKIINIIYNDSKFSVDTATYLKKRLISLNYHVSDTFDYTAELTICIGGDGSFLKVLHDYGFPDIPIIGINTGHLGFFTEVDPDQIDEFLDQYVAQEYTIDEINPIEAIICTRNSCIEAMGLNEIVIKGDKSRTIHLDIYVDNHLIQRFSGDGILISTSTGSTAYNYSSGGSIVDPRIDVLQVTPLAPINTNAYRSFTSSVILPADAVIKVSPEYRFENSIVIVSDGVEHHHDAIIEVVLELSELKVKMLRLKNSEFWKKVIEKFL from the coding sequence ATGGCACTTAATAAAATTATCAATATTATTTATAATGACTCTAAATTTTCTGTGGATACAGCAACTTACTTAAAAAAGAGGTTAATTTCCTTAAATTACCATGTCAGTGATACCTTTGATTATACTGCTGAACTGACAATATGCATTGGGGGAGATGGCTCTTTCTTAAAAGTACTCCATGATTATGGATTTCCTGACATTCCTATTATCGGGATTAATACCGGTCATCTAGGCTTTTTCACAGAAGTTGATCCTGATCAAATCGACGAATTTTTAGACCAATATGTGGCTCAAGAGTACACTATCGATGAGATTAATCCCATTGAAGCCATCATTTGTACAAGAAATAGTTGTATAGAAGCAATGGGTCTTAATGAGATCGTCATTAAAGGTGATAAATCCAGAACCATCCACCTAGATATTTACGTTGACAATCATTTGATCCAACGTTTTAGTGGCGACGGTATTTTAATTTCCACTTCCACTGGTAGTACAGCCTACAATTACTCAAGTGGCGGTAGTATTGTGGATCCACGAATCGATGTACTTCAAGTGACGCCATTGGCTCCTATCAACACCAATGCCTATCGCTCCTTTACTTCAAGTGTCATTCTACCTGCTGACGCTGTCATTAAAGTGAGTCCAGAATATCGTTTCGAAAACTCAATTGTAATCGTAAGTGACGGTGTAGAGCATCATCATGATGCTATTATAGAAGTTGTTTTAGAGCTCTCTGAATTAAAAGTTAAGATGCTTAGACTTAAAAACTCAGAGTTTTGGAAAAAAGTAATTGAAAAATTTCTTTAG
- a CDS encoding dicarboxylate/amino acid:cation symporter has product MKKLGLLPKLIIGIILGIIIGTTGIEWLTRLLVTFSGIFGNFLGYIIPLLIIGFVAPGIAELGSKAGKLLGITAGIAYLSTVVAGILAYFVATLILPGIISGGEIAESGITVSAFFEIQMPAIMGVMTALVTAFLFGLGMAAIKGKAMLSFMQDFQQIIQKVIETIIIPLLPIHIAGIFARMAFTGEATQTLAVFGRVFIVVIAVHIGFIILQYLIAGSVTGINPFKAIKNMLPAYFTAIGTQSSAATIPVTVKSAQKNGVTDEVAEFAVPLCATIHLAGSTITLTICAIAVMALAGNALTFGQVFPFILMLGVTMVAAPGVPGGAIMAALGLLETMLGFTDANLALMMALYIAQDSFGTAANVTGDGAIALVVNKFARAKA; this is encoded by the coding sequence ATGAAAAAATTAGGATTACTGCCCAAACTCATTATTGGTATTATTTTAGGTATTATTATTGGAACTACAGGGATTGAATGGTTAACGAGATTACTGGTGACCTTCAGTGGTATTTTTGGAAACTTCTTAGGATACATTATCCCGCTTCTAATCATTGGATTTGTGGCACCAGGAATTGCAGAATTAGGAAGTAAAGCAGGAAAGTTACTAGGTATTACAGCGGGGATCGCTTATCTCTCTACCGTTGTTGCAGGTATTTTAGCATATTTTGTGGCGACACTTATTTTACCTGGCATTATCAGTGGAGGAGAAATTGCAGAGAGTGGAATAACAGTTTCAGCCTTCTTTGAAATTCAAATGCCAGCGATCATGGGCGTTATGACAGCATTAGTGACTGCCTTCTTATTTGGCTTAGGAATGGCAGCAATTAAAGGTAAGGCAATGTTGTCGTTTATGCAAGATTTCCAACAAATTATCCAAAAGGTAATTGAAACGATTATCATTCCTTTATTACCAATTCACATTGCGGGAATTTTTGCAAGAATGGCTTTTACAGGAGAAGCAACTCAAACATTAGCGGTATTTGGTAGAGTGTTTATTGTTGTAATTGCAGTACATATAGGATTTATTATTCTTCAATATTTAATTGCAGGTTCGGTAACAGGAATCAATCCATTTAAGGCTATTAAAAATATGCTGCCTGCTTACTTTACTGCGATTGGAACACAATCATCGGCAGCAACAATTCCTGTGACTGTAAAAAGTGCACAAAAAAATGGTGTTACTGACGAAGTAGCTGAATTTGCAGTGCCTTTATGCGCTACAATCCATTTGGCAGGAAGTACGATCACCCTAACAATTTGTGCTATCGCTGTAATGGCTTTAGCTGGGAATGCATTGACCTTTGGCCAGGTATTTCCTTTCATATTAATGCTAGGGGTAACAATGGTAGCAGCTCCAGGGGTACCTGGAGGCGCAATTATGGCAGCTCTGGGGCTTTTAGAAACCATGCTTGGATTTACTGATGCAAACCTTGCGTTGATGATGGCGCTATATATTGCTCAAGATAGCTTTGGAACTGCTGCAAATGTAACTGGTGATGGTGCCATTGCATTAGTTGTTAATAAATTTGCTCGGGCTAAGGCTTAA
- a CDS encoding [Fe-Fe] hydrogenase large subunit C-terminal domain-containing protein: protein MHPTIHGISLDLSKCVGCTRCVKNCPSEASRVRDGKSLIINTKCIHCGQCTQVCTHHARSSITNELNSILKYPYRIALVDPVLYSQFDEHLSIDQILSSIKDCGFHSIFETSQGADLVSDFTRDCINAPQQLPIISSSCPTIIRLIQMRYPSLIQNILPINSPVEIAAYMAKTQAIEKRQLSEEEIGVFYITPCTARTYSFQNPVGTQNSYVDGTFSIKTIFLEVSKIIGKNDISNPQEKSSFYPSGKGIGWARTGGESQSLGIKEYLAVDGIQNVVNVLDEVEFKKIDDVIFLECHACTGGCVGGCLTVINPFVARNRIRRLAEKHYANSPNYVNISPETFALTEPIQSLEILQLDEDMCHAIKKMEAIQKVLSSLPNIDCGACGSPSCRALAEDVVGGYASLSDCIVQLKTQLKK from the coding sequence ATGCACCCTACAATCCATGGTATTTCTTTGGACCTTTCCAAATGTGTCGGATGCACTCGCTGTGTTAAAAACTGTCCATCAGAAGCAAGTCGTGTAAGAGATGGTAAGTCTCTCATTATTAATACAAAGTGTATCCATTGCGGACAGTGCACACAGGTGTGCACTCACCATGCCCGAAGTAGCATTACAAATGAGCTCAATTCAATTTTAAAATATCCCTACCGAATTGCCTTAGTGGACCCAGTTCTTTACAGTCAATTTGATGAACACCTTTCCATAGATCAAATTCTCTCAAGTATAAAGGATTGTGGTTTTCATTCTATATTTGAGACTTCTCAAGGTGCGGATCTTGTTTCTGACTTTACTAGAGACTGCATTAACGCACCACAACAACTTCCAATTATTTCTTCTTCCTGCCCTACTATCATACGACTTATTCAAATGCGTTATCCCAGCTTAATTCAGAACATTTTGCCAATCAACTCACCAGTAGAGATCGCAGCTTATATGGCTAAGACCCAGGCAATAGAAAAACGACAGCTCTCAGAGGAAGAAATTGGGGTTTTTTATATCACTCCTTGTACAGCTCGCACCTACAGTTTCCAAAATCCTGTAGGAACTCAAAATTCTTATGTGGATGGCACTTTTTCAATCAAAACCATCTTTTTAGAGGTCAGTAAAATCATCGGAAAAAATGACATCTCAAATCCACAAGAGAAGAGCTCCTTTTATCCTTCTGGTAAAGGCATCGGATGGGCTCGGACCGGTGGTGAATCTCAATCCTTAGGAATTAAAGAGTATTTAGCTGTTGATGGGATTCAAAATGTAGTCAATGTTTTAGATGAAGTAGAATTTAAAAAGATCGATGATGTTATCTTTCTTGAGTGTCATGCTTGTACCGGTGGATGTGTCGGCGGATGCTTGACAGTAATCAATCCCTTTGTTGCCCGTAATCGGATCCGCAGATTAGCTGAAAAACATTATGCTAATTCGCCTAATTATGTCAACATTTCCCCTGAGACCTTTGCCCTTACAGAGCCCATCCAATCCTTAGAAATCCTGCAATTAGATGAGGATATGTGCCATGCCATTAAAAAGATGGAAGCGATTCAAAAAGTTTTATCTAGTCTTCCTAACATTGATTGTGGTGCGTGTGGTTCTCCCTCCTGTAGGGCCCTAGCAGAAGATGTTGTAGGAGGCTATGCTTCACTATCAGACTGTATCGTTCAATTAAAAACCCAGCTTAAAAAATAA
- a CDS encoding DNA-binding domain-containing protein encodes MDTSFYIVDDDKVIQKILKGIILNQNLGSLIGTSDNGRTAIEEIKELKPDIVLVDLLMPQIDGIGVVSALRDTGCNSLFIMISQVDSKEMISGAYKEGIAFYINKPINVVEVVFVIKSVKEKYKMTRMIQSFESAIKSMKVLGVETLEKKDEVYDERAEIRKLLAQIGILGEAGCQDIIEIVMWMREKGSLDNSIQSQFKLSHAYSYLKENYESKQGTPTNIGSIEQRIRRAIKSALKNLANLGIEDYYNDSFVNYSSALFDFAEVRREMDFERGKCNYGGKISVKKFIEGIFILLIDR; translated from the coding sequence TTGGATACAAGTTTCTACATCGTAGATGATGATAAAGTGATTCAGAAGATACTAAAGGGGATTATTTTAAATCAAAATCTCGGAAGTTTAATAGGAACCTCAGATAATGGTAGAACTGCTATAGAGGAAATCAAAGAACTAAAGCCAGATATCGTGCTGGTTGACTTACTTATGCCCCAAATAGATGGAATTGGTGTTGTTTCAGCCCTTAGAGATACGGGCTGCAATAGTCTTTTTATTATGATCTCCCAGGTAGACTCAAAGGAGATGATATCAGGAGCCTACAAAGAGGGTATAGCGTTTTATATAAATAAACCAATCAATGTTGTTGAGGTAGTTTTTGTGATAAAAAGTGTTAAAGAAAAGTACAAAATGACTAGAATGATTCAATCCTTTGAAAGTGCCATAAAAAGCATGAAAGTACTTGGTGTAGAGACTCTGGAAAAGAAGGATGAGGTCTATGATGAAAGAGCAGAGATCCGAAAGCTTCTGGCACAAATTGGTATACTAGGAGAGGCTGGCTGCCAGGATATCATAGAAATAGTAATGTGGATGCGTGAAAAGGGTTCCCTAGATAATAGTATACAATCACAGTTCAAGCTTTCACATGCCTATAGCTATCTTAAGGAAAACTATGAATCAAAGCAAGGGACACCAACAAATATAGGATCAATAGAGCAGAGAATAAGAAGGGCTATAAAAAGTGCGCTAAAAAACCTTGCTAACCTAGGGATAGAGGATTACTACAATGATTCATTTGTCAATTACTCCTCTGCACTATTTGATTTTGCTGAGGTAAGAAGAGAAATGGATTTTGAAAGAGGGAAATGCAATTATGGTGGAAAGATAAGCGTGAAAAAATTTATCGAGGGCATTTTTATTCTTTTAATAGATCGGTAA
- a CDS encoding P-II family nitrogen regulator: protein MNSSTNYIVHELLCLIVSRGLGSKVIKCAKQNGITGGTIFLGKGTIRNPILEFLDLAEARKEIVLMVAEQTIAYAGLEALNKKFNFNKPNHGIAFSTSVLNIFGAKNLTSNDTKESRGVENPMYNIIFVIVDRGNAESVVEAAKKAGSRGATIVNARGSGIHETSKLFAMEIEPEKEIVLIISENHLTESISSSIRDELQIDEPGNGIIFIQDVNKTYGLY from the coding sequence ATGAATAGTAGTACTAATTACATAGTGCATGAATTGTTATGTTTAATAGTAAGTCGAGGATTGGGAAGTAAAGTCATAAAATGTGCAAAGCAAAATGGAATAACAGGGGGCACAATTTTTTTAGGTAAAGGAACGATCAGAAATCCGATTCTAGAATTTCTGGATTTAGCTGAAGCTAGAAAAGAAATTGTTTTAATGGTAGCTGAACAAACCATAGCTTATGCTGGCCTAGAGGCACTTAATAAGAAATTTAATTTTAATAAACCAAATCATGGCATCGCATTTAGTACTTCGGTCCTGAACATATTCGGAGCTAAAAACTTAACAAGTAATGATACTAAAGAAAGCAGAGGTGTGGAAAATCCAATGTATAATATTATTTTTGTAATTGTTGATAGAGGTAATGCAGAATCTGTGGTAGAAGCTGCAAAGAAGGCCGGTTCTAGAGGAGCGACGATTGTTAATGCACGAGGTTCGGGCATACATGAAACCAGTAAGCTATTTGCTATGGAAATAGAACCAGAAAAGGAAATTGTCTTGATCATATCTGAGAATCATCTAACAGAATCAATTTCATCTTCTATTAGAGATGAACTTCAAATTGATGAACCTGGTAACGGTATTATTTTCATTCAAGATGTGAACAAAACTTATGGGTTGTATTAG
- a CDS encoding dicarboxylate/amino acid:cation symporter: MKKKMSLTTKIFIGLIAGIVAGLALAGAPDFVDNFIAPIGSVFINMIGMVIVPLVFSSLIVGAASIGDAKTLGRIGGKTLAYYLFTTAFAVSIGLLLGKLINPGAGLSIPTDAAAAAASEAPKLVDTIVNMIPRNPLQGLVSGSMLQIIVFALFLGVGFTAVPGDKGKPFINFFDSLAEIMYKITAMIMNFAPYGVFGLITPVVAKNGPAVLLPLIKVVIAVYLGCIIHAVLVYSSAVSVVGKISPMKFFKAIAPAAITAFSTTSSAGTLPVTMKSCKEGLGVSDKIASFVLPLGATINMDGTALYQGVCALFVAQVYGVALTGGQIGTIILTATLASIGTAGVPGAGLIMLSLVLTSVGLPLEGVALIAGIDRVLDMARTTVNIVGDASCAVVIAATENELDVPREEVTV; encoded by the coding sequence GTGAAAAAGAAAATGAGTTTAACAACAAAAATATTCATTGGTCTTATTGCTGGTATTGTTGCTGGTCTTGCTTTAGCAGGCGCGCCTGACTTCGTTGATAACTTTATTGCACCTATTGGTAGCGTTTTTATTAATATGATTGGCATGGTTATTGTACCTTTAGTATTTTCTTCGTTAATTGTAGGAGCCGCCAGCATAGGGGATGCTAAGACATTAGGTAGAATCGGTGGGAAAACACTGGCTTACTATTTGTTCACCACTGCCTTTGCAGTTAGTATAGGATTATTACTGGGAAAACTTATTAATCCTGGTGCTGGACTTAGTATTCCAACAGACGCAGCAGCAGCCGCCGCATCGGAGGCACCGAAACTTGTTGATACCATCGTAAATATGATCCCACGTAATCCACTTCAGGGACTTGTTTCTGGTAGTATGTTACAAATTATAGTATTTGCGCTATTCCTTGGTGTCGGATTTACAGCAGTTCCTGGCGATAAGGGAAAGCCTTTTATAAACTTTTTTGATAGCTTAGCTGAAATTATGTATAAAATTACTGCAATGATTATGAACTTCGCCCCCTATGGTGTATTTGGATTGATTACACCAGTTGTAGCTAAAAATGGACCGGCTGTATTACTGCCCTTGATTAAGGTTGTAATAGCAGTATATCTCGGTTGTATTATTCATGCTGTTTTGGTATATTCCTCAGCGGTTTCCGTTGTTGGAAAGATAAGCCCTATGAAATTTTTCAAGGCAATTGCTCCAGCTGCGATTACTGCCTTTAGTACCACCAGTAGCGCAGGTACACTACCTGTAACCATGAAGTCATGTAAGGAAGGTCTAGGAGTTTCAGATAAGATTGCCAGTTTTGTGTTGCCATTAGGTGCAACCATAAATATGGATGGTACTGCTCTTTATCAAGGGGTATGTGCTTTATTCGTAGCACAGGTTTATGGGGTAGCACTGACGGGAGGACAAATTGGTACCATTATTTTAACAGCAACCTTGGCTTCAATTGGTACCGCAGGTGTACCAGGAGCGGGTCTCATTATGCTATCCTTAGTGTTGACTTCAGTAGGGTTGCCACTAGAGGGTGTGGCATTGATTGCTGGTATAGATAGAGTTCTTGACATGGCCAGAACAACAGTGAATATTGTAGGAGATGCTTCATGTGCTGTTGTAATTGCTGCAACTGAGAATGAATTAGATGTGCCAAGGGAAGAAGTAACTGTATAG
- a CDS encoding ISNCY family transposase codes for MLPHKQLSLAEIYSDCANYFENDKHHFLSLLKENLNLDELIPLSFHRNYYASTGRPRKHHLTSMVWALLLQRIFSIPNDTLLLTFLQFSKELRNFCGFTNVPDASRFTRFKQDFLPDLQSFFEYLVDVTEPICQAIDPHKASMTIFDTSGIEAFVTENNPKYANKIIKQLKAFKKTHNLDDSYDPYKAAYGSMPSHAAANPEIKQLYINGHFCYVYKFGMITNGLGIIRDITFYDQDFMNAHPNIVVDKKSDSPDEDKSLGDAKALLPVLSDFFNKHPLIQPNIFIGDAAFDTISIYKGIFSDLKFNKAYIPLNPRSSLSSSEYTLTEDGIPCCPHDPKLPMKPEGNTSHLRCGIPTFKFVCPKMSWTKCEDGKYRRRHNCDNPCTSSPCGRMIYVYPEKDLRAYPGAIRGTDDWDKTYKARGVVEQTINHFKDSFCIANRRTQNAKTLHADLIIAGITQLVTVILADKIHQHKYIRSLKPLIA; via the coding sequence ATTTTACCACACAAACAGCTTTCTTTGGCTGAAATTTATTCCGATTGTGCCAATTATTTTGAAAATGATAAGCATCACTTTCTTTCTCTTTTAAAAGAAAACCTTAATCTTGATGAGTTAATCCCTCTTTCTTTTCATCGTAATTACTATGCATCTACTGGCAGACCTAGAAAACATCATCTTACATCAATGGTTTGGGCTTTGCTTCTGCAGCGGATTTTCTCCATTCCAAACGATACATTGTTGCTGACTTTTCTTCAGTTTTCTAAGGAACTTAGAAATTTTTGTGGTTTCACCAATGTTCCTGATGCTTCTAGATTTACTAGATTCAAACAAGATTTTCTGCCAGACTTACAATCATTTTTTGAATATCTTGTGGATGTCACTGAACCTATTTGCCAGGCTATTGATCCTCATAAGGCTTCTATGACTATCTTTGATACTTCTGGCATTGAAGCTTTTGTTACTGAAAACAATCCTAAATACGCTAATAAAATTATTAAACAACTTAAAGCTTTTAAAAAGACTCATAACCTTGATGATTCCTATGATCCATATAAAGCAGCCTATGGTTCCATGCCTTCTCATGCAGCTGCTAATCCAGAGATCAAGCAACTTTACATCAATGGTCATTTTTGTTATGTCTATAAATTTGGGATGATCACCAATGGTCTTGGTATTATTCGTGATATTACTTTTTATGACCAAGATTTTATGAATGCTCATCCTAACATCGTTGTTGACAAAAAGTCGGATTCTCCTGATGAGGATAAGTCCCTTGGTGATGCAAAAGCTCTTTTACCAGTGTTATCTGACTTTTTTAATAAACATCCACTCATTCAACCTAATATCTTTATCGGAGATGCTGCTTTTGATACCATTTCTATCTACAAAGGAATTTTTTCGGATTTAAAGTTCAATAAAGCTTATATTCCCTTAAATCCTCGTTCTTCCCTTAGCAGCTCTGAATACACTCTTACTGAAGATGGGATTCCCTGTTGTCCTCATGATCCAAAACTACCTATGAAGCCTGAAGGCAATACTTCTCATCTTCGCTGTGGTATTCCTACTTTCAAGTTTGTCTGTCCGAAAATGTCTTGGACTAAATGTGAAGACGGCAAGTACCGACGCCGGCATAATTGCGATAATCCCTGTACTTCATCACCTTGTGGTAGAATGATTTATGTGTATCCTGAAAAAGACTTACGGGCATATCCAGGCGCCATTCGTGGTACCGATGATTGGGATAAAACCTATAAAGCCCGAGGTGTCGTTGAGCAAACCATTAACCATTTCAAAGATAGCTTTTGTATTGCTAACCGAAGAACACAGAATGCTAAAACATTGCATGCCGACCTGATTATTGCTGGTATAACGCAGCTTGTTACAGTTATCCTTGCTGACAAAATACATCAACACAAATATATCAGAAGTTTAAAACCACTTATTGCATAG
- a CDS encoding ATP-binding protein, translating into MNLFLSIQFYHNLVRSYIFLCLKKSRNSAGCGVWQTPIFKFKCKDNFRTIDFYPLISVLNNLIINSIDAIEGSGHILVDQQREGDSYLFRVVDSGAGIESDDMEVLFEPGFSTKYDPITGRMSTGIGLSHVKQIVDKHFVGSISAESSKENQWTCFKVLIPKENIEIKR; encoded by the coding sequence GTGAATTTGTTTCTGTCAATTCAATTTTACCACAATCTGGTGAGGAGTTATATTTTTTTATGCTTAAAAAAGTCCCGCAATAGTGCGGGTTGCGGCGTTTGGCAAACGCCTATCTTTAAATTTAAGTGTAAGGATAACTTTAGGACCATAGATTTTTACCCGCTGATTTCTGTGTTGAATAATTTGATAATTAACTCTATAGATGCCATAGAGGGCAGTGGTCATATTTTAGTGGATCAACAAAGAGAAGGAGACAGTTATTTATTTAGAGTAGTGGATAGTGGAGCTGGGATCGAGAGTGACGATATGGAGGTGCTTTTTGAACCAGGGTTTTCAACGAAGTATGATCCTATTACAGGCAGAATGTCTACAGGAATAGGCCTGTCTCATGTAAAGCAGATTGTTGATAAACATTTTGTAGGAAGCATATCAGCAGAAAGCTCCAAGGAGAATCAATGGACCTGTTTTAAGGTTCTGATTCCTAAGGAAAATATTGAAATAAAGAGGTGA
- a CDS encoding DUF1538 domain-containing protein, producing the protein MNIFTEKLKEVIFSILPITIIVLILSVTLTPLEAPLIIRFLIGAFLIILGLSFFLIGVDIGVTPLGSVMGSTLAKTNKLWIVIAAGFILGFFISIAEPGLIVLANQVGLVTSGQISSISILIVVSIGMAIMLALGFARIVFNVPLYKVLTILYGLTFILALFASSEFLAISFDASGATTGVLAVPFILALAIGVSKLKKDSKASEKDSFGLVAITSVGAIMSVIIMSILSKTNEFSGNIESNTPELTTIMGPFIQIIPAILRESFFALSPLLIILLVLQKISFKLSKKAFAKMLKGFVYTFVGLLIFLVGVNAGFMDVGSVIGYSLASLDNKFYLIIMGFILGIVTILAEPAVYILTNQIEDVTSGYVKRKAVLIALSIGVGLAVALSMLRIIVPGIQLWYYLLPGYLISIVMTYFVPKLFVGIAFDAGGVATGPMTATFILAFTQGAAEAIEGASILIDGFGMIATVALTPIITLQILGFIFNLKSKKGGILKNE; encoded by the coding sequence TTGAATATATTTACTGAAAAACTGAAAGAAGTTATATTTTCAATTCTACCTATTACAATCATTGTATTGATATTAAGCGTTACGCTTACACCTCTTGAAGCGCCACTGATCATTAGATTTCTTATTGGTGCATTCTTAATTATCTTGGGGTTATCCTTTTTTTTAATAGGAGTGGACATTGGTGTGACTCCTCTTGGTAGCGTAATGGGATCTACTCTTGCTAAAACAAACAAACTATGGATCGTTATTGCTGCTGGATTTATCCTTGGTTTTTTTATTTCAATTGCTGAACCTGGGTTAATCGTACTTGCCAATCAAGTTGGTTTGGTCACATCAGGTCAAATATCTAGCATAAGCATTCTGATAGTCGTCTCCATTGGTATGGCAATAATGCTTGCATTAGGCTTTGCTAGAATCGTTTTTAATGTACCGTTATATAAAGTCTTAACGATATTATATGGACTCACTTTTATTTTAGCATTATTTGCTTCATCAGAGTTTTTAGCAATATCCTTTGATGCTTCAGGTGCAACCACTGGGGTACTGGCAGTGCCATTTATTCTCGCTCTAGCAATAGGTGTTTCTAAGCTAAAAAAAGATAGTAAGGCATCTGAAAAAGATAGTTTTGGTTTAGTTGCCATAACATCTGTTGGTGCAATCATGTCAGTTATCATCATGAGTATTCTTTCGAAAACCAATGAATTTTCTGGGAATATTGAATCCAATACACCTGAATTAACCACAATCATGGGACCCTTTATACAAATAATACCAGCTATATTAAGAGAAAGTTTCTTTGCTCTTTCACCGCTTCTAATCATTCTTTTGGTGCTACAAAAAATATCCTTTAAGTTGAGTAAAAAAGCTTTTGCAAAGATGTTAAAAGGTTTCGTTTATACATTTGTAGGACTCTTAATATTTTTAGTCGGTGTCAATGCTGGATTCATGGATGTAGGAAGTGTTATCGGATATAGTCTTGCCTCTTTAGATAACAAATTTTATCTTATCATTATGGGATTTATTCTTGGGATTGTAACAATATTAGCTGAACCTGCAGTTTATATATTAACAAATCAAATAGAAGATGTGACAAGTGGGTATGTTAAAAGAAAAGCTGTACTCATTGCCCTTTCCATAGGAGTAGGACTTGCGGTGGCCCTATCGATGCTAAGAATAATCGTACCAGGAATTCAACTATGGTATTATCTTTTACCCGGATACCTAATTTCAATTGTCATGACCTATTTTGTGCCAAAGTTATTTGTAGGGATTGCATTTGATGCAGGTGGCGTTGCCACAGGCCCTATGACAGCAACCTTCATCTTAGCTTTTACACAAGGAGCTGCAGAAGCAATTGAAGGCGCAAGTATTTTAATAGATGGATTTGGTATGATTGCCACTGTAGCCTTAACTCCAATCATTACTTTGCAAATCTTAGGTTTTATTTTTAATCTAAAGTCTAAAAAAGGAGGTATTCTAAAGAATGAATAG
- a CDS encoding RluA family pseudouridine synthase — protein sequence MQIKMRRGESMLVPNEQNERMITYEVEAEDDQQPLKETLKNRLDLSSRLLTKLKKSKRILINGQYAKYHELLSEGDWIKIDMTEEASQFEPQEIPFNVVYEDIDVIVINKEPGIVSHPTKSHPKDTIANAAQNYLEKKGVACRIRFVNRLDMDTSGLLVIAKNPYTHHIMSQQMKANEITKKYVAFVKGVVVANEGEIDGAIYRSSDETIKRVVDDRGQQSLTKFTVLERYADATMLEVSLLTGRTHQIRVHMESIGHPMLGDHLYGYVDTELIRRQALHASYLSFLQPRYKEKIEVRASLPKDLNELRNKLKDELLR from the coding sequence ATGCAGATCAAAATGAGACGAGGTGAATCCATGCTAGTGCCAAATGAACAAAATGAGCGTATGATAACATATGAAGTGGAGGCAGAAGATGATCAGCAACCGCTTAAGGAGACACTAAAAAATAGGTTAGATCTATCCAGTCGTTTATTGACAAAGCTCAAGAAGAGTAAACGAATTTTAATAAATGGACAATATGCTAAATATCATGAATTGCTTAGTGAGGGAGATTGGATCAAGATTGATATGACTGAGGAAGCCAGTCAGTTTGAACCGCAAGAAATACCCTTCAATGTAGTTTATGAAGATATCGATGTCATTGTGATAAATAAGGAACCAGGAATTGTTTCTCATCCGACGAAAAGTCATCCAAAGGATACAATTGCTAATGCAGCCCAAAATTATTTGGAGAAAAAGGGTGTCGCCTGTAGAATACGCTTTGTCAATCGATTAGATATGGATACTTCTGGATTACTAGTCATAGCGAAAAATCCTTACACACATCATATTATGTCTCAACAGATGAAAGCCAACGAAATAACTAAAAAATACGTTGCGTTTGTTAAAGGGGTTGTGGTGGCAAATGAAGGGGAGATTGATGGGGCAATTTATCGGTCAAGCGACGAGACGATAAAGAGAGTAGTAGATGATCGTGGACAGCAGTCCTTAACAAAATTTACTGTCTTGGAAAGATATGCGGATGCAACTATGTTGGAGGTATCGCTATTGACTGGTAGAACCCATCAAATTAGAGTGCATATGGAATCTATAGGACATCCCATGCTAGGAGACCATTTATATGGCTATGTGGATACAGAGCTTATTAGACGACAGGCCTTACATGCAAGTTATTTAAGTTTCTTACAACCACGGTATAAGGAAAAAATAGAGGTGAGGGCATCATTACCAAAGGATTTAAATGAGCTAAGAAATAAGTTGAAGGATGAACTACTAAGATAG